The DNA region CGGGCTGACTCGTAGTTAACCGTCTGGTCCTTGGGGCTGCCGATGAAAGCCATCTTCGCTGCGCCCAGCTTGTCCACAAACCGCGTCCCGTCAAAGTGGTAGATGTATGCCGATTCGGACTGGATCAGCACGCTGGATGGCGCGATCGGGGACAACTGCTCCATCGTCTGATCCAGGATCTGGCGCCACGACCGTTCATCTTTGTGGATGACGCGCTCACCCAGCTCATATCCGCCGCGAAGCATGGACGGGAAGCGGAATCCGCTCTCGTAAAGAAGGACCACGCTGTCGAACCAGCTCTGGTCAAGCACGTCGTTTCGGTTGTAGGGGCTGGAATCCAGCAGGATGAAAGCCACCTCCACGCCGTGGAGGTCGCGGAGCCTTGCGGCAACCTGGGTGGCCACCATGCCGCCAAAGCTGTGGCCGTAGAAGTACAGTTTGGTGAGCTTCTTGGCCCGGACATGCTCGATCACGGCGATGACCAGTTCGTCGATGTTCAGCCCCCCGTTGGAATAGCCGACGGCGGCCAGCTGGCCGCGCCTATTCAGGGCACCGCGGAGGGAGTTCAGGATCCACTGCGCTTCTTCCCAGCTGGTCTTGTAGCCGGGAAACAGGAACCAACTGGCTTCGGGGTAGTAGGCGTCGGCGAAGTCATCGGGCATCGTCAGGATTCTGTTGACCAGGCGTTCTGACTGGACACGGCGGGTGAAGAGCATGTCTGCGGCCAGGAGGGATGACGCGCCTGCTCCTATCAGGAAACTGCGGCGCGAGAACCGCTTGAGCGCAGCGGCTTCGGCAAGCAGCCGGGCTTCAGCAGCCCCGGGCTGTTCGCGTGGCTCTGGTGTCCCCTTGTGCAGCACACCTCTACCGTAGCCACAGGCGAAGCCGTCACCGCAACCCTGCGGCGGGTGTCCCTGCGCGGGATCGGCCGTCAGCCGGCAGCGGGCTCCTGCGCCGCCGGCCCGTACGCGGCGTCGGCCTGGCGC from Arthrobacter pascens includes:
- a CDS encoding thioesterase domain-containing protein, which codes for MLHKGTPEPREQPGAAEARLLAEAAALKRFSRRSFLIGAGASSLLAADMLFTRRVQSERLVNRILTMPDDFADAYYPEASWFLFPGYKTSWEEAQWILNSLRGALNRRGQLAAVGYSNGGLNIDELVIAVIEHVRAKKLTKLYFYGHSFGGMVATQVAARLRDLHGVEVAFILLDSSPYNRNDVLDQSWFDSVVLLYESGFRFPSMLRGGYELGERVIHKDERSWRQILDQTMEQLSPIAPSSVLIQSESAYIYHFDGTRFVDKLGAAKMAFIGSPKDQTVNYESARRKWAAAFKSNMVSTDLQTAGALPAHASPGWNPTVYRPIVERLMNGFFPLPGGGSRVTVF